From the genome of Lutzomyia longipalpis isolate SR_M1_2022 chromosome 2, ASM2433408v1, one region includes:
- the LOC129789584 gene encoding solute carrier organic anion transporter family member 5A1 isoform X2 produces the protein MMATSNAGGSSCHDGGNAGSQHRKGHRRQESMYALTGLYSETAGDDSSVDAPAESSEDSQSRQDVAGSTGETVQQSDVVIRCHSRQPSSGGVIDRHPASVPEEDLNKDCGIWTCRPRVVQRFARIKVFVFLLSILVTLQQALSSGYINSVITTIEKRFDIPSSYSGVIASSYEIGNVITVIFVSYLGSRRHIPVWIGIGAVIMGVGSLVFMVPHFTGEANPGILIENKTSDNICRGVSVREQDMGFGRLSSGLVNPPLAPHNNLRGDNCIQGKSSTFGPVLLFVIAQLLLGCGGSPLFTLGTTYVDDHVKTESSSMYIGAMYSMAAFGPVLGFLCGAYLLSFHMDSFSPNLIAIDPGDRRWVGMWWGGFLLCGVLLLIVAIPFFSFPKVMTREKKKILNVTAKRSNLAPNNSNSLPREVPEQPNNIQAPQPTQQSRKFDSGYGKDVKDIPQSMWRLVCNPVYVVTCLGACMELMIVSGFVVFLPKYLETQFSLGKSQASVFTGSIAVPGACIGIFIGGCLLKRFQLSPRGAVQFVLISNLICLACYGLLFFLGCENVKMAGTTIPYYNSATPGPEPFTVNLTAACNFGCECPMTDVEPVCGNNGLTYFSPCHAGCTAFSSRSNYTNCACVHSNTTSIYSGSGGSQAQASIASPDFAEVTVVPVATAGPCNSPCRTIYPFLILLFFMTFIVAATQMPLLMIVLRSVSNEERSFALGMQFVIFRLFGYIPAPIVFGSLIDSTCLLWKSTCGESGGRCLIYDIEKFRYKYVGLCTGIKIVALAIFFLDWWLVKRRKHLEMGKPLTTNELVSGSIRSLDKFDEPCDREASGDATKKVLIASRHIRNDSRSIQLEMLYDHQPDEGKIPRKTHKRSSSCDVRITRSNSKEYDSEGKMRKVRKSHSRNSSKDYDQEFRQKLNNFRNNFKEDAMINIKNALSARGHRRNNSQDCKNVNKMFNCARKNSKEVNFSDVNLLRVMANAAVVEGGKFVAEEDLLPDYEVKYTHSRTNSKDYNDTMLKPEGTNLRHRRLSSKDLKSIVVTASHGILAGAESVGHRRNSSQHKIQIDQELPELTQQLLKASQSDDNFLKGRMCVE, from the exons ATGATGGCCACAAGCAATGCGGGGGGCTCGTCGTGTCACGATGGTGGTAATGCAGGGAGTCAGCACAGGAAAGGTCACAG ACGGCAAGAATCCATGTACGCCTTGACTGGTTTGTATTCTGAGACTGCGGGTGACGATAGTAGTGTCGATGCCCCGGCAGAGTCCTCAGAAGACTCTCAGAGTCGTCAGGATGTTGCAGGGAGTACAGGTGAGACGGTACAACAGTCGGACGTTGTGATACGGTGTCACAGTCGACAGCCGTCTAGTGGTGGGGTAATTGATCGTCATCCTGCGAGTGTGCCTGAGGAGGACCTCAACAAAGACTGTGGCATCTGGACGTGCCGCCCACGAGTTGTCCAGCGTTTTGCACGTATCAAGGTGTTTGTGTTCCTCCTGTCGATCCTTGTGACACTCCAGCAAGCCCTCAGTTCGGGTTATATTAATTCTGTGATCACAACCATCGAGAAGCGATTTGACATCCCATCGAGCTATTCGGGTGTCATTGCGTCCAGTTATGAGATTGGCAATGTGATCACGGTGATCTTTGTGAGTTACCTGGGCAGTCGACGGCATATTCCCGTATGGATTGGCATTGGGGCAGTCATAATGGGTGTGGGGTCACTCGTATTTATGGTGCCACACTTCACGGGTGAAGCAAATCCGGGGATTCTCATTGAGAATAAGACATCTGACAATATTTGCCGTGGGGTCTCTGTGAGGGAGCAAGATATGGGATTTGGGAGGTTATCGAGTGGTCTCGTGAATCCACCCCTTGCACCACACAATAATCTCCGCGGGGACAATTGCATCCAAGGAAAATCATCAACATTTGGTCCAGTTCTGCTGTTTGTGATTGCCCAGCTACTTCTCGGTTGCGGAGGTAGTCCACTCTTCACACTGGGCACCACCTACGTGGATGATCACGTGAAGACGGAGAGCTCATCGATGTACATTGGAGCCATGTATAGTATGGCAGCTTTTGGACCCGTTCTGGGATTCCTCTGTGGTGCCTACTTGCTCTCCTTCCACATGGATTCCTTCTCGCCAAATCTCATTGCAATTG ATCCCGGCGATAGGAGATGGGTTGGAATGTGGTGGGGTGGCTTTCTACTCTGTGGAGTCCTTCTCTTGATTGTGGCAATTCCATTCTTCTCCTTCCCCAAG GTCATGACgcgagagaagaagaagatccTCAATGTAACTGCCAAGAGGTCAAATTTAGCGCCAAATAATTCCAATAGCCTGCCACGGGAAGTGCCTGAGCAGCCAAATAATATTCAAGCACCACAGCCGACGCAACAGAGTAGAAAATTTGATTCGGGATATGGGAAAGATGTTAAGGATATTCCACAATCGATGTGGAGGCTTGTTTGCAATCCTGTGTACGTTGTAACGTGCCTCGGGGCTTGCATGGAGCTCATGATTGTGTCGGGATTTGTGGTTTTTCTACCAAAATACCTCGAGACACAGTTCAGCCTCGGCAAGAGCCAG GCAAGTGTCTTTACTGGATCAATAGCCGTTCCGGGAGCATGTATTGGAATTTTCATCGGAGGATGCCTCCTAAAGCGGTTTCAACTGAGCCCCCGTGGTGCAGTGCAATTTGTTCTAATCTCCAACCTCATTTGCCTCGCATGCTATGGCCTACTCTTTTTCCTGGGCTGTGAGAATGTCAAAATGGCCGGGACGACAATACCCTACTACAATAGTGCCACCCCTGGCCCCGAGCCATTCACCGTCAACCTCACAGCAGCATGCAATTTTGGCTGTGAGTGCCCCATGACGGATGTGGAGCCAGTGTGTGGGAACAATGGCTTAACATACTTCAGTCCCTGCCATGCAGGATGCACAGCCTTCTCCTCGAGGTCCAACTACACCAACTGTGCGTGTGTGCATTCAAATACGACGAGCATCTATAGCGGTAGCGGTGGGAGTCAGGCACAGGCATCCATTGCATCTCCGGACTTTGCAGAAGTCACCGTGGTACCCGTAGCCACAGCAGGTCCCTGCAATTCACCCTGTCGCACAATCTATCCATTCCTCATTCTCCTCTTCTTCATGACATTCATCGTGGCGGCCACACAGATGCCCCTCCTCATGATTGTCCTCCGTTCAGTATCCAATGAGGAGAGATCCTTCGCCCTGGGGATGCAATTTGTCATTTTCCGCCTGTTTGGCTACATCCCAGCACCAATTGTCTTTGGTAGTCTCATCGATTCCACGTGCCTCCTGTGGAAGTCAACGTGTGGCGAAAGCGGGGGCAGATGCCTCATCTATGACATTGAGAAATTCCGCTACAAATACGTTGGGCTCTGTACGGGAATTAAGATTGTCGCTCTGGCCATCTTCTTCCTCGATTGGTGGCTCGTGAAGAGGCGAAAGCATCTGGAAATGGGAAAACCTCTCACAACGAATGAACTTGTATCCGGAAGTATTCGGAGTCTCGATAAATTCGATGAACCGTGCGATCGTGAAGCAAGTGGAGATGCCACGAAGAAGGTTCTAATTGCTTCACGGCACATTCGCAATGATTCACGAAGTATTCAACTTGAAATGTTGTACGACCATCAGCcagatgaaggaaaaatcccGAGGAAGACACACAAGAGGAGTAGTTCATGTGATGTGAGGATTACACGAAGTAACTCCAAGGAGTACGATAGTGAGGGAAAGATGCGCAAAGTCCGGAAGAGTCATTCGAGAAATAGCTCCAAGGACTACGATCAGGAGTTTCGGCAGAAGCTAAATAACTTCAGGAATAATTTCAAGGAAGATGCCATGATTAATATCAAGAATGCCCTATCGGCTCGTGGGCATCGTCGCAATAACTCTCAAGATTGCAAGAATGTCAACAAAATGTTCAATTGTGcgagaaaaaattccaaagaggTGAATTTTTCTGATGTAAATCTCCTGCGGGTGATGGCAAATGCAGCTGTCGTGGAGGGTGGGAAGTTTGTGGCTGAAGAGGACCTTCTGCCTGATTATGAGGTCAAGTACACGCATTCTCGTACCAATTCCAAGGACTACAACGATACAATGCTGAAGCCCGAGGGAACAAATCTGCGACACAGGCGACTCAGCTCCAAGGACCTCAAATCTATTGTTGTTACAGCATCCCATGGAATTCTCGCGGGAGCTGAGAGTGTTGGTCATCGACGAAATTCGTCACAGcacaaaattcaaatagaTCAGGAATTGCCAGAGCTCACGCAACAACTCCTCAAGGCGAGTCAGAGTGATGATAACTTCCTCAAAG GTAGAATGTGTGTGGAGTAA
- the LOC129789584 gene encoding solute carrier organic anion transporter family member 5A1 isoform X4 — MMATSNAGGSSCHDGGNAGSQHRKGHRRQESMYALTGLYSETAGDDSSVDAPAESSEDSQSRQDVAGSTGETVQQSDVVIRCHSRQPSSGGVIDRHPASVPEEDLNKDCGIWTCRPRVVQRFARIKVFVFLLSILVTLQQALSSGYINSVITTIEKRFDIPSSYSGVIASSYEIGNVITVIFVSYLGSRRHIPVWIGIGAVIMGVGSLVFMVPHFTGEANPGILIENKTSDNICRGVSVREQDMGFGRLSSGLVNPPLAPHNNLRGDNCIQGKSSTFGPVLLFVIAQLLLGCGGSPLFTLGTTYVDDHVKTESSSMYIGAMYSMAAFGPVLGFLCGAYLLSFHMDSFSPNLIAIDPGDRRWVGMWWGGFLLCGVLLLIVAIPFFSFPKVMTREKKKILNVTAKRSNLAPNNSNSLPREVPEQPNNIQAPQPTQQSRKFDSGYGKDVKDIPQSMWRLVCNPVYVVTCLGACMELMIVSGFVVFLPKYLETQFSLGKSQASVFTGSIAVPGACIGIFIGGCLLKRFQLSPRGAVQFVLISNLICLACYGLLFFLGCENVKMAGTTIPYYNSATPGPEPFTVNLTAACNFGCECPMTDVEPVCGNNGLTYFSPCHAGCTAFSSRSNYTNCACVHSNTTSIYSGSGGSQAQASIASPDFAEVTVVPVATAGPCNSPCRTIYPFLILLFFMTFIVAATQMPLLMIVLRSVSNEERSFALGMQFVIFRLFGYIPAPIVFGSLIDSTCLLWKSTCGESGGRCLIYDIEKFRYKYVGLCTGIKIVALAIFFLDWWLVKRRKHLEMGKPLTTNELVSGSIRSLDKFDEPCDREASGDATKKVLIASRHIRNDSRSIQLEMLYDHQPDEGKIPRKTHKRSSSCDVRITRSNSKEYDSEGKMRKVRKSHSRNSSKDYDQEFRQKLNNFRNNFKEDAMINIKNALSARGHRRNNSQDCKNVNKMFNCARKNSKEVNFSDVNLLRVMANAAVVEGGKFVAEEDLLPDYEVKYTHSRTNSKDYNDTMLKPEGTNLRHRRLSSKDLKSIVVTASHGILAGAESVGHRRNSSQHKIQIDQELPELTQQLLKASQSDDNFLKAN, encoded by the exons ATGATGGCCACAAGCAATGCGGGGGGCTCGTCGTGTCACGATGGTGGTAATGCAGGGAGTCAGCACAGGAAAGGTCACAG ACGGCAAGAATCCATGTACGCCTTGACTGGTTTGTATTCTGAGACTGCGGGTGACGATAGTAGTGTCGATGCCCCGGCAGAGTCCTCAGAAGACTCTCAGAGTCGTCAGGATGTTGCAGGGAGTACAGGTGAGACGGTACAACAGTCGGACGTTGTGATACGGTGTCACAGTCGACAGCCGTCTAGTGGTGGGGTAATTGATCGTCATCCTGCGAGTGTGCCTGAGGAGGACCTCAACAAAGACTGTGGCATCTGGACGTGCCGCCCACGAGTTGTCCAGCGTTTTGCACGTATCAAGGTGTTTGTGTTCCTCCTGTCGATCCTTGTGACACTCCAGCAAGCCCTCAGTTCGGGTTATATTAATTCTGTGATCACAACCATCGAGAAGCGATTTGACATCCCATCGAGCTATTCGGGTGTCATTGCGTCCAGTTATGAGATTGGCAATGTGATCACGGTGATCTTTGTGAGTTACCTGGGCAGTCGACGGCATATTCCCGTATGGATTGGCATTGGGGCAGTCATAATGGGTGTGGGGTCACTCGTATTTATGGTGCCACACTTCACGGGTGAAGCAAATCCGGGGATTCTCATTGAGAATAAGACATCTGACAATATTTGCCGTGGGGTCTCTGTGAGGGAGCAAGATATGGGATTTGGGAGGTTATCGAGTGGTCTCGTGAATCCACCCCTTGCACCACACAATAATCTCCGCGGGGACAATTGCATCCAAGGAAAATCATCAACATTTGGTCCAGTTCTGCTGTTTGTGATTGCCCAGCTACTTCTCGGTTGCGGAGGTAGTCCACTCTTCACACTGGGCACCACCTACGTGGATGATCACGTGAAGACGGAGAGCTCATCGATGTACATTGGAGCCATGTATAGTATGGCAGCTTTTGGACCCGTTCTGGGATTCCTCTGTGGTGCCTACTTGCTCTCCTTCCACATGGATTCCTTCTCGCCAAATCTCATTGCAATTG ATCCCGGCGATAGGAGATGGGTTGGAATGTGGTGGGGTGGCTTTCTACTCTGTGGAGTCCTTCTCTTGATTGTGGCAATTCCATTCTTCTCCTTCCCCAAG GTCATGACgcgagagaagaagaagatccTCAATGTAACTGCCAAGAGGTCAAATTTAGCGCCAAATAATTCCAATAGCCTGCCACGGGAAGTGCCTGAGCAGCCAAATAATATTCAAGCACCACAGCCGACGCAACAGAGTAGAAAATTTGATTCGGGATATGGGAAAGATGTTAAGGATATTCCACAATCGATGTGGAGGCTTGTTTGCAATCCTGTGTACGTTGTAACGTGCCTCGGGGCTTGCATGGAGCTCATGATTGTGTCGGGATTTGTGGTTTTTCTACCAAAATACCTCGAGACACAGTTCAGCCTCGGCAAGAGCCAG GCAAGTGTCTTTACTGGATCAATAGCCGTTCCGGGAGCATGTATTGGAATTTTCATCGGAGGATGCCTCCTAAAGCGGTTTCAACTGAGCCCCCGTGGTGCAGTGCAATTTGTTCTAATCTCCAACCTCATTTGCCTCGCATGCTATGGCCTACTCTTTTTCCTGGGCTGTGAGAATGTCAAAATGGCCGGGACGACAATACCCTACTACAATAGTGCCACCCCTGGCCCCGAGCCATTCACCGTCAACCTCACAGCAGCATGCAATTTTGGCTGTGAGTGCCCCATGACGGATGTGGAGCCAGTGTGTGGGAACAATGGCTTAACATACTTCAGTCCCTGCCATGCAGGATGCACAGCCTTCTCCTCGAGGTCCAACTACACCAACTGTGCGTGTGTGCATTCAAATACGACGAGCATCTATAGCGGTAGCGGTGGGAGTCAGGCACAGGCATCCATTGCATCTCCGGACTTTGCAGAAGTCACCGTGGTACCCGTAGCCACAGCAGGTCCCTGCAATTCACCCTGTCGCACAATCTATCCATTCCTCATTCTCCTCTTCTTCATGACATTCATCGTGGCGGCCACACAGATGCCCCTCCTCATGATTGTCCTCCGTTCAGTATCCAATGAGGAGAGATCCTTCGCCCTGGGGATGCAATTTGTCATTTTCCGCCTGTTTGGCTACATCCCAGCACCAATTGTCTTTGGTAGTCTCATCGATTCCACGTGCCTCCTGTGGAAGTCAACGTGTGGCGAAAGCGGGGGCAGATGCCTCATCTATGACATTGAGAAATTCCGCTACAAATACGTTGGGCTCTGTACGGGAATTAAGATTGTCGCTCTGGCCATCTTCTTCCTCGATTGGTGGCTCGTGAAGAGGCGAAAGCATCTGGAAATGGGAAAACCTCTCACAACGAATGAACTTGTATCCGGAAGTATTCGGAGTCTCGATAAATTCGATGAACCGTGCGATCGTGAAGCAAGTGGAGATGCCACGAAGAAGGTTCTAATTGCTTCACGGCACATTCGCAATGATTCACGAAGTATTCAACTTGAAATGTTGTACGACCATCAGCcagatgaaggaaaaatcccGAGGAAGACACACAAGAGGAGTAGTTCATGTGATGTGAGGATTACACGAAGTAACTCCAAGGAGTACGATAGTGAGGGAAAGATGCGCAAAGTCCGGAAGAGTCATTCGAGAAATAGCTCCAAGGACTACGATCAGGAGTTTCGGCAGAAGCTAAATAACTTCAGGAATAATTTCAAGGAAGATGCCATGATTAATATCAAGAATGCCCTATCGGCTCGTGGGCATCGTCGCAATAACTCTCAAGATTGCAAGAATGTCAACAAAATGTTCAATTGTGcgagaaaaaattccaaagaggTGAATTTTTCTGATGTAAATCTCCTGCGGGTGATGGCAAATGCAGCTGTCGTGGAGGGTGGGAAGTTTGTGGCTGAAGAGGACCTTCTGCCTGATTATGAGGTCAAGTACACGCATTCTCGTACCAATTCCAAGGACTACAACGATACAATGCTGAAGCCCGAGGGAACAAATCTGCGACACAGGCGACTCAGCTCCAAGGACCTCAAATCTATTGTTGTTACAGCATCCCATGGAATTCTCGCGGGAGCTGAGAGTGTTGGTCATCGACGAAATTCGTCACAGcacaaaattcaaatagaTCAGGAATTGCCAGAGCTCACGCAACAACTCCTCAAGGCGAGTCAGAGTGATGATAACTTCCTCAAAG CTAATTAA